One genomic segment of Emcibacter sp. SYSU 3D8 includes these proteins:
- the ccmI gene encoding c-type cytochrome biogenesis protein CcmI encodes MLYALFALLAALAAAVLALPVLQRRGASVGRAGHDVAIYRAQLAELSAERDAGAIGPAEAEAARIEVERRLLRAADQAEPDSRPDLSPGSRKLAALGVAGGVVALAALIYGAQGHPDLPDRPAVREADVPAGEATADELAVRMAAAMRERPDELRGWLMQGQLASSVGRFDLATEAYEGAVRLEPGVVGHWLSLGLARVARDAGMVNAGARDAFGKALVLDPANPVARYYLGLASFQDHDDRAAFDRWAALAAETPPDAEYAGLLARGLNRAARRMGISAPDTDAAPSAPGPSAAQVEAARDMSEGDRGAMIEGMVQRLADRLKQNPDDLDGWLRLGKAYAVLGRTDDAISAYGQAQRIDPANAAAREALAALKGG; translated from the coding sequence ATGCTCTATGCCCTGTTCGCGCTGCTGGCAGCACTGGCCGCCGCTGTCCTCGCCCTGCCGGTGCTCCAGCGGCGAGGGGCGTCTGTCGGGCGCGCCGGTCACGACGTGGCGATCTACCGCGCCCAGCTCGCCGAGCTTTCGGCCGAGCGGGATGCGGGCGCCATCGGCCCGGCCGAGGCCGAGGCGGCGCGGATCGAGGTGGAACGGCGCCTGCTGCGGGCCGCCGACCAGGCCGAGCCGGATTCCCGCCCGGATTTGTCGCCGGGCAGCCGCAAGCTTGCCGCGCTGGGTGTCGCGGGGGGCGTCGTGGCGCTGGCGGCGCTGATCTACGGCGCGCAGGGCCATCCGGACCTGCCCGACCGGCCGGCGGTGCGCGAGGCCGATGTGCCCGCTGGGGAAGCGACCGCCGACGAACTGGCCGTGCGCATGGCCGCCGCCATGCGCGAACGCCCCGACGAGCTGCGCGGCTGGCTGATGCAGGGCCAACTGGCCAGCTCGGTGGGCCGCTTCGACCTGGCTACCGAAGCCTATGAGGGCGCGGTGCGGCTGGAGCCGGGCGTGGTCGGCCACTGGCTGTCGCTGGGCCTGGCCCGCGTTGCCCGCGACGCCGGCATGGTCAACGCCGGTGCGCGCGATGCATTCGGCAAGGCCCTGGTGCTCGATCCGGCGAATCCGGTGGCGCGCTATTATCTGGGCCTGGCCTCGTTCCAGGATCACGACGACCGTGCCGCGTTCGACCGCTGGGCGGCGCTTGCCGCCGAAACACCGCCGGACGCGGAATATGCCGGCCTGCTGGCGCGCGGGCTGAACCGCGCCGCGCGCCGCATGGGCATATCCGCGCCGGACACGGACGCCGCGCCATCTGCGCCCGGCCCCAGCGCAGCGCAAGTGGAGGCCGCCCGGGACATGTCCGAGGGCGATCGCGGCGCCATGATCGAGGGGATGGTCCAGCGGCTCGCCGACCGACTGAAGCAGAACCCGGACGACCTGGACGGTTGGCTGCGGCTGGGCAAGGCCTATGCGGTGCTGGGCCGGACGGACGACGCCATCAGCGCCTATGGACAGGCGCAGCGGATCGATCCTGCCAATGCCGCGGCCAGGGAGGCTCTGGCGGCGTTGAAGGGCGGCTGA
- a CDS encoding cytochrome c-type biogenesis protein, whose translation MRVLAVIALLLWAGPALAVGADEKMLPDPAQETRARQLMEDLRCLVCQNQSISDSNADLARDLREIVRERVAEGESDAQVRKYMVDRYGDWILMKPPFNIRTAILWLAPLLFIIAGGLGAWAFIRRQRPVRQAEALDPDEQARLRALLDEAP comes from the coding sequence ATGAGGGTGCTCGCCGTCATCGCGCTGCTGCTGTGGGCCGGCCCGGCGCTGGCAGTGGGCGCCGACGAGAAGATGCTGCCCGATCCGGCGCAGGAGACTCGCGCCCGCCAGCTGATGGAGGACTTGCGCTGCCTGGTCTGCCAGAACCAGTCGATCAGTGATTCCAACGCCGATCTGGCCCGGGATCTGCGGGAGATCGTCAGGGAACGGGTCGCTGAAGGCGAGAGCGACGCCCAGGTGCGCAAGTATATGGTCGATCGCTATGGCGACTGGATCCTGATGAAGCCGCCGTTCAATATCCGCACCGCCATCCTGTGGCTTGCTCCGCTGCTGTTCATTATCGCGGGCGGCCTGGGCGCCTGGGCATTTATCCGCCGCCAGCGCCCGGTCCGGCAGGCTGAGGCGCTCGATCCTGACGAGCAAGCCCGGCTGCGGGCGCTGCTCGACGAGGCGCCCTGA
- a CDS encoding septation protein A, translating into MSKDRVMGTGLKLLLDMGPLVVFFAAYFKGNIYIATGTFMAATVAAIIVYWLKVRHVPMSQIITLVIVLVFGGLTLALDDPRFIKMKPTMIYVMFSAILFGGLATGRSLLKVVFEAAFPPLTETGWRILTVRWAIFFAVLAVLNEAIWRNFSEEFWVSFKLFGFLPLTMVFAMAQLSVMNRHAITKEPEETPSA; encoded by the coding sequence ATGAGTAAAGACCGTGTCATGGGTACCGGGCTGAAGCTGTTGCTCGACATGGGCCCGCTGGTGGTGTTCTTCGCCGCCTACTTCAAGGGCAACATCTACATCGCCACCGGCACCTTCATGGCCGCGACCGTGGCCGCCATCATCGTCTACTGGCTGAAGGTCCGGCACGTGCCCATGAGCCAGATCATCACCCTGGTGATCGTGCTGGTATTCGGCGGGCTGACTCTCGCGCTCGACGATCCACGCTTCATCAAGATGAAGCCCACCATGATCTATGTGATGTTCTCGGCGATCCTGTTTGGCGGGCTGGCGACCGGCCGCTCGCTGCTCAAGGTGGTTTTCGAGGCCGCATTCCCACCGCTGACCGAAACCGGCTGGCGCATCCTGACCGTGCGCTGGGCCATCTTCTTTGCCGTCCTGGCGGTCCTGAACGAGGCCATCTGGCGCAATTTCTCGGAAGAGTTCTGGGTCAGCTTCAAGCTGTTCGGCTTCCTGCCGCTGACGATGGTATTCGCCATGGCGCAGTTGAGCGTGATGAACCGCCACGCGATCACCAAGGAACCTGAAGAAACCCCCTCGGCGTAA
- the mtaB gene encoding tRNA (N(6)-L-threonylcarbamoyladenosine(37)-C(2))-methylthiotransferase MtaB codes for MNAPDIITFGCRLNTLESEVIRRNAMEAGLGDAVIVNTCAVTNEAVRQARQAIRRARRDRPEARIIVTGCAAQTDPAAFAAMPEVDRVLGNEEKLQPQGFDFGVGASERVQVNDIMSVRETAGHLVNGIDGRTRAFVQVQNGCDHRCTFCIIPYGRGNSRSVPMGAVVDQVKLLVDGGYREVVVTGVDITSYGADLPGAPGLGTLCAKILKAVPDLPRLRLSSIDSVEVDPVLMDLIAGEPRLMPHLHLSLQAGDDMILKRMKRRHTRQQSIDFCHDVRARRPDVVFGADLIAGFPTETEAMFANTLACVDEAAITFLHVFPYSSRPGTPAARMPQLRGDVIRERAAILRLRGEQRRDAFFARQQGREADVLVEKIEGGDSIGHTQHFAPIVIAGAAEGIVRAHITGRDHHSLTGRLAA; via the coding sequence GGCGGGCCTCGGCGACGCGGTCATCGTCAACACCTGCGCCGTCACCAACGAGGCGGTGCGCCAGGCCCGCCAGGCGATCCGCCGCGCCCGCCGCGACCGGCCCGAGGCGCGCATCATCGTGACGGGCTGTGCCGCCCAGACCGATCCCGCCGCTTTCGCCGCCATGCCCGAGGTGGACCGGGTGCTGGGCAACGAGGAAAAGCTGCAGCCCCAGGGTTTCGATTTCGGCGTTGGCGCTTCCGAACGGGTACAGGTCAACGACATCATGTCGGTGCGCGAGACCGCCGGCCATCTGGTCAACGGCATCGACGGCCGCACCCGCGCCTTCGTGCAGGTCCAGAACGGCTGTGACCACCGCTGCACCTTCTGCATCATCCCCTACGGCCGCGGCAATTCGCGCAGCGTGCCCATGGGCGCGGTGGTCGATCAGGTGAAGCTGCTGGTGGACGGCGGCTACCGCGAAGTGGTGGTGACCGGCGTCGACATCACCTCCTACGGCGCCGATCTGCCCGGCGCGCCCGGCCTTGGCACGCTGTGCGCCAAGATCCTGAAGGCCGTACCCGATTTGCCGCGGCTGCGGCTGTCGTCGATCGATTCGGTCGAGGTCGATCCGGTGCTGATGGACCTGATCGCCGGCGAGCCCCGGCTGATGCCTCACCTGCATCTGAGCCTGCAGGCGGGCGACGACATGATCCTGAAGCGTATGAAGCGCCGCCATACCCGGCAGCAATCCATCGACTTCTGCCACGACGTTCGCGCCCGTCGTCCCGACGTCGTGTTCGGCGCCGACCTCATTGCCGGTTTCCCGACCGAGACCGAGGCCATGTTCGCCAACACCCTGGCCTGCGTCGACGAGGCGGCCATCACCTTCCTGCACGTCTTCCCCTATTCGTCCCGTCCCGGCACGCCGGCCGCGCGCATGCCGCAGCTGCGCGGCGACGTGATCCGCGAGCGCGCCGCCATCCTGCGCCTGCGCGGCGAACAGCGGCGGGACGCGTTCTTCGCCCGACAGCAGGGCCGTGAGGCCGATGTGCTGGTGGAAAAGATCGAAGGCGGCGACAGCATCGGCCACACCCAGCATTTCGCGCCGATCGTCATCGCAGGCGCGGCCGAAGGCATCGTCCGCGCCCACATCACCGGACGCGATCACCATTCCCTGACCGGACGGCTGGCCGCTTGA
- a CDS encoding NUDIX hydrolase, with the protein MAHHPAQHENFKRRVPDGDNRERLVCDDCGLIHYDNPKVVVGAVVTYGGKFLLCRRAIHPRKGFWTLPAGFLEEHETTEDGARREAYEEATAHIVIEQLLAVYNVPRISQVQLIYKAHLAEPVFSPGIESLEVALFSWDEIPWDELAFPSVVWGLNQFREVDGKGPFSPFTNPAGETVSR; encoded by the coding sequence ATGGCACACCATCCTGCCCAGCATGAGAATTTCAAGCGCCGGGTCCCTGACGGGGACAACCGTGAACGTCTGGTCTGCGACGATTGCGGCCTGATCCACTACGACAATCCCAAGGTCGTCGTCGGCGCCGTCGTCACTTATGGCGGCAAGTTCCTGCTGTGCCGCCGGGCGATTCATCCGAGGAAAGGCTTCTGGACGCTGCCCGCCGGTTTCCTCGAAGAGCACGAGACCACCGAGGACGGCGCACGGCGCGAGGCGTACGAGGAGGCAACCGCGCATATCGTCATCGAGCAGTTGCTGGCGGTCTACAACGTGCCACGCATCAGCCAGGTGCAGCTGATCTACAAGGCGCACCTTGCCGAGCCGGTGTTCTCACCCGGAATCGAAAGTCTCGAAGTGGCGCTGTTCTCGTGGGACGAAATTCCGTGGGATGAATTGGCGTTCCCCAGCGTGGTCTGGGGACTCAACCAGTTCCGCGAGGTCGACGGCAAAGGTCCGTTCAGCCCGTTCACCAACCCGGCCGGTGAGACCGTAAGCCGGTAG
- the ftsY gene encoding signal recognition particle-docking protein FtsY, translated as MSEPEKKGWFTRLKDGLKKSTTSVSDGITGLFTSGVLSGKRKLDAATLDELEDVLIMADFGVATAARVTRELAQTRLDKEVTDEEVRRTLASVVAQTLIPVARPLAIDPANRPHVILVVGVNGSGKTTTIGKLARQFRSQGKSVMLAAGDTFRAAAIEQLAVWGERNNVPVIAKPVGSDAAAVAFEGLEQARAQNIDVLMIDTAGRLQNKQGLMEELAKVIRVIRKADPASPHDTLLVLDATTGQNAVQQVEVFRSVAQITGLIMTKLDGTARGGVLVACAERFGLPIHAIGVGESIEDLQPFDAREFADAIAGVAA; from the coding sequence TTGAGCGAACCCGAGAAAAAAGGCTGGTTCACCCGTCTCAAGGACGGTCTGAAGAAAAGCACCACCTCCGTTTCCGACGGCATCACCGGCCTGTTCACCAGCGGCGTGCTCAGCGGCAAGCGCAAGCTGGACGCCGCCACCCTCGATGAGCTCGAGGATGTGCTGATCATGGCGGATTTCGGCGTGGCAACCGCCGCGCGGGTGACCCGCGAGCTGGCCCAGACCCGCCTGGACAAGGAGGTCACCGACGAGGAAGTCCGCCGGACCCTGGCCAGCGTGGTGGCACAGACCCTGATTCCGGTTGCCCGTCCCCTGGCGATCGACCCGGCCAACCGGCCTCATGTGATCCTGGTCGTCGGCGTCAACGGCAGCGGCAAGACCACCACCATCGGCAAGCTTGCGCGCCAGTTCCGCAGCCAGGGCAAAAGCGTGATGCTGGCCGCAGGCGACACGTTCCGCGCCGCCGCCATCGAGCAGCTCGCGGTATGGGGCGAGCGCAACAATGTGCCGGTGATCGCCAAGCCCGTCGGCTCGGACGCCGCCGCCGTGGCCTTCGAGGGTCTCGAGCAGGCCCGCGCCCAGAATATCGACGTGCTGATGATCGACACCGCCGGGCGGCTGCAGAACAAGCAGGGCCTGATGGAAGAACTGGCCAAGGTCATCCGGGTGATTCGCAAGGCCGATCCCGCCTCGCCGCATGATACCCTGCTGGTGCTCGACGCCACCACCGGCCAGAACGCCGTGCAGCAGGTCGAGGTGTTCCGCAGCGTGGCCCAGATCACCGGACTGATCATGACCAAACTGGACGGCACCGCCCGCGGCGGTGTCCTCGTCGCCTGCGCTGAAAGGTTCGGGCTGCCGATCCATGCCATCGGCGTCGGCGAGAGCATCGAGGATCTGCAGCCCTTCGACGCCCGCGAGTTCGCAGACGCCATCGCCGGAGTGGCCGCATGA